From Paenibacillus graminis:
AAATATGCCCGGAATGCCCTCCGGTACGGGGCGGTGGATTATCTGCTGAAGCCGATTGACCCCAAGGAATTGAACGCTGTGCTGGACAAATGCCGGAGGGAACTGGAGGAGGCCGGCAGAGGGCAGAGCATATATGCGCTGGATATTGATGTGTCGTTGTGGCTGTCCTCTTACAAACAGCGGATGCGTGTGCATTTCAACGAATTGAATGCCGAGGGGGTAAATTCGGTCCTGCAAGGGATTGGCAGAGAGCTGGAGCATGAGGGCGTAAAGGGGCCCGGCGTCTTCCGGCAGGCGGCAAGTGAAATGCTGCTGCTGCTGAAGGAGCTCATCCGGGGAAACGGTCTGGAGGAAGACTTATTGAAAGCGGAGATTCCCCATACGGCACTTGCATCGGCAGAGAGCGTATCAGCATATCTGACAGAGCTCTATGAAGCAAGTCTTGAGCAGCTCATCGGGCAGCGCAAGTTCAAAAACAAGCTCAATCTGGAGGAAGTGAGGTTGTATATTGACGGGCATTTTGCTGAGGCGGTAACGCTGGACGGGCTGGCGAGAGCTTTTTTTGTCAGCAAGGAATATTTAAGCAAAGTGTTCAAGCAGGAGTACGGCTGCAACGTCACGGATTATATTCTCGGGCTGCGGATGGACAAAGCCAGGGAGTGGCTGGCCGATGAAAATATTCCAATCAAGACCGTGGCTGAGCTTGCAGGATATGAGGATGTCGGCTATTTCTACAGGGTATTCAAAAAGCATTTCGGTGTAGCTCCAGGGGAAATGCGCAAGCAGAAATCCGGTTTAAAAATGTCCAATCCGGAAGGGTAATTCCGTCCAATTAAACGCTTTCATATTCAGGATACAATGAAAGCGTAAACAAAACACAGACATTGGGAGGTCTTACAGCATGAAAAAGATGAGCCAAGGGTTACTCGTCACATTCCTCGCCGCTGCACTTCTTGCAGGCTGCGGCAGCAATAACGGCGGAAATGCAGGCAATGCAGCCGGAGACGATGCAAGCACCGGCAGCGGAAGTGCCAGCGCCAAAAGCGTCACACTGAAGATGTTCATCGCGCAGCCGCGCTTCAAGGAGCAGTATGACAACTACATCGCCGAGTTCGTGAAGAAAGAGAAAGCGGACAAAAACATCGATGTCTCCGTACAGCTGGAAATGCCAACGGCGGACAATGCTTCCCAGATTCTCAAGACGCGGCTTGCTTCGAATGACGCGCCGGATATTTTCGCCATCCATGCTGTCAACGAAATCCCGTCCTATTATAAAGCCGGATATTTGGAGGATCTGACCAGCCAGCCGTTTGTCGGCAAGCTGCTGGACAGCGTGAAGCCTTCAGTGACCACTACAGACGGCAAGGTTGTGGCGCTGCCGCTGGAAACCCTCTCCTGGGGTTATCTGTACAATAAAAAAATCTTCAGCGAGCAGGGACTGACTCCACCGACGACTCTGACCGAGATGAAGACAGTCATCGGGAAGCTCAAAGCCAACAATGTAACCCCATTTGTCCTCTCCTATAAGGAGTCCTGGATTCCGCAGCTGGTGCTGCCGCTGGCAGTGGGCGGGATGATGAAAACCGAAGATCCTGAATTCGTGAACAAGATGAACAAGGACGAAGGCTCCTTCAGTGAAATGAAATCGGCGATCTTTGATGTATTCGATCTGATCAATGAGAACGGCACAGCCAAAGCCACTGAAGTCGGCGGTGATGACGGAGCAGCAGCTTTTGCCGCAGGCAAGGGGGCGATGTGGCTGATGGGCCCATGGTATGCCGAAACGATCCTTAAGTCGAACCCCGATTTGGACTTTGGCGTAGCTCCGCTGCCGATTAACGACAACCCGGAGGCAACGCTGATCAATCTCAGCGCTTCAACGTCGCTGGCAGTGTCTCCAACCAGCAAAAATAAAGAAGTCGCACTTGATTTCCTTAACTATGTGCTGGACGACCAGGCGTCCAACGGGCTTTTCCAGGCGATGAAGTTCAATCCGGTATCCACCGTTCATACCTATGAAAGCTACCCTTGGATCACTGAAGCTACCACCTATGTCAAAGCAGGCAAGTCCGTACAGGACCCGGCCATTCCGCAATCGGTCAAAGATGAGGTGGGCAAAGGGCTGCAGGCATACTACGCCGGACAAATGTCGCAGGATGATGTGCTGAAGGCACTCGATAAAGCGTGGAAATCCTACAACAAAGTGAATAAATAAGCTGCGGCAGACGATCAGGGATGGAAGAGCGGTTGAACCCCATTTTCCTCCATCCCTGTTTGCTGCTGCCCACATCATAGAAGGAGAGGGGCGGATACTGTGCCGGTCAAGAGCTATAAACATATTGTTTCGCTGCTTGCTTTCGTCGCGCCCGCATTTATCATCTACTTATTGTTTCTGCTGATCCCCACAATCGGCGGCATGTACTACAGCTTCACGGACTGGAACGGCCTGAACCGCAATTATTCTTTTATCGGACTGGGTAATTTTATTGAAGCGCTTCGTGAAGATCCCGATTTCGTGCATTCGCTTATGTTTACGCTTAAATATGTGCTGTTCATGATTGTCCTGCAAAATGTATTTGCGCTGGTGCTTGCCGTGTTCATTGAGACGAAAACCAGAACCAAAGGCTTCTTCCGCACCCTCTTTTTCATGCCGAATATGATCAGCACGATTATCAGCGCCTTTATGTGGACCTTCGTGTTCTCCCAGGTGCTGCCGCAAATTGCGGAGAAAACGGCCATGTCCTTTCTGGACCAGCTGTGGATCGGCGATCCCAAGGTATCCTTTTATTCGATCATAATCGTATCGCTGTGGAATGGCGTCGGCTATATGATGATTATATATCTGGCTGCCCTGCAGGGTGTGCCGCAAAGCCTCAAGGAAGCCGCCGTTATCGATGGTGCCAGCCCGTTTCAGACGTTCCGTAAGGTAACGCTGCCGATGATTACGCATGCAGTGACCATCTGCTTCTTCTTAACCCTGAACGGAGCATTTAAAGTGTTCGAGGTGGTCTATGGCCTCACGGGTGGCGGCCCGGGGCGCAGTACGCAGGTCATCACGATGAATATTTATGAAGAGGCATTCTCCAACAACTTCCGCTACGGGTATGCCAGCGCCAAATCGGTGATTCTGTTCGTCATTATCCTGATCTTCACCTTCATCCAGATTGGTGTCATGAAACGAAAAGAGGTGGAAGCATGAGACTGAGAAAAGGAGCTTCGCTGTTCATTACTTTGTTTCTGTCTATCGGTGCCGTCATTTCCTTCTTCCCGATCTATCTGGCGATCATCAATTCCGTGAAAACCCAGGGCGAGATGTTCACTTCCTTTATAGCGCTGCCGACCAAGCTGCATTTCGAGAACTACAGCCAGGCTTTTGATAAAATCAACCTGCTGCACAGCACGCTCAACTCGGTGATTGTGTCTGTGATCGGGATTGGAGGCATTATCTTCTGTGCTGCCCTGGCCGGCTATAAGCTGTCCCGGACCTCCGGAAGGCTTAGCGCAGCGATCTTCTCCTTGTTCATCGCTTCGATGCTGGTGCCGTTTCATTCGATCATGATTCCGCTGACCCGGATGGCCAAATCCCTGCATGTCAGCGGCAGCACCTACGGCCTTGCCCTGATCTATATCGGTCTTGGGGTAAATATGGCAATTTTCCTGTATCATGGCTTTGTGAAGTCCATTCCCCGCGAATTGGAGGAAGCGGCGCGCATTGACGGCTGCGGTGAGTTCCAGACCTTTTTCCGCATCATCTTTCCGCTGCTGCTGCCGATTACCGTAACCATTGCGATTCTCGACTTCCTGTGGATCTGGAATGACTTCCTGCTGCCGCTGCTGATGCTTACGGATGCCAACAAATACACGCTGATCCTGTCCACGAATACTTTGTTTGGGGAATACAACAAGGAGTGGTCGCTCATTCTGGCCGCACTGGTGCTGACCGCACTCCCAGTCATTGTCATCTACGGGTTCTTCCAGAAGTTTATTATGCAGGGGATCGCCGAGGGAGCAATTAAGGGCTGAGTCTGAGTGATATAAGGTGAACCTCAAATTTTAAAATTGGGTTTGGCCGTACTGCGGGATTGTTTGGACTTCCTGATTGTACCCGCGATTTGCGGTAGAAATCCAAACCTTGCCTATGCTTCCGAAGCGAGCTTTCCAGCGGAAAGCTTTTAGGCGGACACTGCCGCTCCTACAGTTCCAAACGTCTAATGCATCCACGAGGGAGGAAAAGAACAATAATGAATCAACTTCGCTACGGCGTGGCCTATTACGACGAATATATGCCTTGCGAGAGGCTCGATGAAGATATTGCCATGATGAAGGCGGCGGGCATCAACACAGTCCGCATTGCTGAATCCACCTGGAGTACCCATGAGCCGCAGAACGGCGTGTTCGACTTCACCTCGGTTGACCGGGTGCTGGACGCGATGCATGCGGCGGGGATCGCGGTGATCGTCGGAACACCGACCTATGCCGTACCCGCATGGCTGGTGAAGGAGCACCCGGGTGTCCTGGCCGTAACGCCCAAGGGACCGGGTAAATACGGCGCGCGTCAGATAATGGATATTACCAGTCCCGCCTATCTGTTCCATGCGGAGCGGATCATCCGCAAGCTGATCAGCCGGGTCTGCAAGCATCCGGCGGTGATCGGCTACCAGACAGACAATGAAACCAAGCATTACGAGACGGCCGGAGACAATGTACAGCTGCTGTTCGTCAAATATATGCGGGAGAAATTCGGAACACTGGAAGAGGTCAACCGCCGTTTCGGGCTGGACTACTGGAGCAACCGGATCAACAGCTGGGAGGACTTCCCTTCGGTGGTGGGCACCATTAACGGCAGTCTCGGGGCGGAGTTCGCCCGTTTCCAGCGCGGGCTGGTGACGGATTTTCTGGCCTGGCAGGCGGCACTGGTGAACGAGTATAAGCAGCCGGGGCAGTTCGTCACGCAGAACTTTGATTTTGAATGGCGGGGGTATTCGTACGGAGTGCAGCCATCCGTCGACCACTTTGCCGCCGCAGAGGCCTTCGATATTGCCGGCGTGGATATTTACCATCCCTCGCAGCACGAGCTGACCGGAACGGAGATCGCCTTCGGCGGCGATATGGCCCGCTCGCTGAAGCGCAGCAACTACCTGGTGCTGGAGACGCAGGCACAGGCTTTTCCCCACTGGACTCCATATCCGGGGCAGCTCCGTTTGCAAGCCTTCAGCCATCTGGCCTCCGGCGCGAATATGGTAGCCTACTGGCACTGGCACTCCATTCATAATTCATTCGAGACGTATTGGAAAGGGCTGCTCAGCCATGATTTCAAGCCGAACCCGGTGTATAACGAGGCAATTACGATTGGCAGGGATTTTGCACGTTTGAGCGGATCGCTGTTCGGCCTGCACAAGAAGAACAAGGTTGCTGTAATGGTCAGCAACGAAGCCCTGAGCGCAATGGAGTGGTTCAAGCTGCCGGATGGCAAGAACTACAACGACGTCGTGCGCTGGCTGTATGACGGGCTGTACCGGATGAACATCGAATGCGATTTCATTCAGCCGGGCTATGCCGGGCTGTCCGAGTACAGTCTCATTATTGTCCCGGCGCTGTATGCGGTCTCCGATGAGGCTTTGGAGCGTCTGAATGAATACGTAAGACAAGGCGGCCATGCCGTGTACTCGTTCAAAAGCGGGTTCGCGGACGAAACCGTCAAGGTGCGTACCACTGTCCAGCCGGGGATCATCAGCGAGGCCTGCGGGATCGGCTACAGCCTGTTCGTGACACCGCATGAGGTGTCGCTGAAGAGCGAGAATGCGGCAGTCTGCGCCGGAGACAACCGCGTGGAAGCGTGGATGGAGCTAATAACGCCGACGACGGCGGAGGTGCTGCTCCGGTACGATCATCCGCATTGGGGCCAATATGCCGCAGTGACCCGGAACCGTTACGGCCAGGGGAGCGCGACCTATATCGGCTGCATGACAAGCCCGGAGCTGGCAGGCAGCATCCTGAGAGCAGCGGTGCAGGAGGCCGGATTATGG
This genomic window contains:
- a CDS encoding response regulator, with product MIKVLLVDDESWNRDIVRTFGAWAELGMEIAGEAEDGREALRLISELSPHIVITDMRMPGADGVMLMNNLHERNPEIKVIVVSGYDDFKYARNALRYGAVDYLLKPIDPKELNAVLDKCRRELEEAGRGQSIYALDIDVSLWLSSYKQRMRVHFNELNAEGVNSVLQGIGRELEHEGVKGPGVFRQAASEMLLLLKELIRGNGLEEDLLKAEIPHTALASAESVSAYLTELYEASLEQLIGQRKFKNKLNLEEVRLYIDGHFAEAVTLDGLARAFFVSKEYLSKVFKQEYGCNVTDYILGLRMDKAREWLADENIPIKTVAELAGYEDVGYFYRVFKKHFGVAPGEMRKQKSGLKMSNPEG
- a CDS encoding beta-galactosidase; this encodes MNQLRYGVAYYDEYMPCERLDEDIAMMKAAGINTVRIAESTWSTHEPQNGVFDFTSVDRVLDAMHAAGIAVIVGTPTYAVPAWLVKEHPGVLAVTPKGPGKYGARQIMDITSPAYLFHAERIIRKLISRVCKHPAVIGYQTDNETKHYETAGDNVQLLFVKYMREKFGTLEEVNRRFGLDYWSNRINSWEDFPSVVGTINGSLGAEFARFQRGLVTDFLAWQAALVNEYKQPGQFVTQNFDFEWRGYSYGVQPSVDHFAAAEAFDIAGVDIYHPSQHELTGTEIAFGGDMARSLKRSNYLVLETQAQAFPHWTPYPGQLRLQAFSHLASGANMVAYWHWHSIHNSFETYWKGLLSHDFKPNPVYNEAITIGRDFARLSGSLFGLHKKNKVAVMVSNEALSAMEWFKLPDGKNYNDVVRWLYDGLYRMNIECDFIQPGYAGLSEYSLIIVPALYAVSDEALERLNEYVRQGGHAVYSFKSGFADETVKVRTTVQPGIISEACGIGYSLFVTPHEVSLKSENAAVCAGDNRVEAWMELITPTTAEVLLRYDHPHWGQYAAVTRNRYGQGSATYIGCMTSPELAGSILRAAVQEAGLWGADQELAFPLIVKTGINPQNQTVRYYFNYSDSPQSLVYPHGPAEELLSGREFAPGEELELAPWGAAILLEH
- a CDS encoding carbohydrate ABC transporter permease; translated protein: MRLRKGASLFITLFLSIGAVISFFPIYLAIINSVKTQGEMFTSFIALPTKLHFENYSQAFDKINLLHSTLNSVIVSVIGIGGIIFCAALAGYKLSRTSGRLSAAIFSLFIASMLVPFHSIMIPLTRMAKSLHVSGSTYGLALIYIGLGVNMAIFLYHGFVKSIPRELEEAARIDGCGEFQTFFRIIFPLLLPITVTIAILDFLWIWNDFLLPLLMLTDANKYTLILSTNTLFGEYNKEWSLILAALVLTALPVIVIYGFFQKFIMQGIAEGAIKG
- a CDS encoding carbohydrate ABC transporter permease yields the protein MPVKSYKHIVSLLAFVAPAFIIYLLFLLIPTIGGMYYSFTDWNGLNRNYSFIGLGNFIEALREDPDFVHSLMFTLKYVLFMIVLQNVFALVLAVFIETKTRTKGFFRTLFFMPNMISTIISAFMWTFVFSQVLPQIAEKTAMSFLDQLWIGDPKVSFYSIIIVSLWNGVGYMMIIYLAALQGVPQSLKEAAVIDGASPFQTFRKVTLPMITHAVTICFFLTLNGAFKVFEVVYGLTGGGPGRSTQVITMNIYEEAFSNNFRYGYASAKSVILFVIILIFTFIQIGVMKRKEVEA
- a CDS encoding ABC transporter substrate-binding protein → MKKMSQGLLVTFLAAALLAGCGSNNGGNAGNAAGDDASTGSGSASAKSVTLKMFIAQPRFKEQYDNYIAEFVKKEKADKNIDVSVQLEMPTADNASQILKTRLASNDAPDIFAIHAVNEIPSYYKAGYLEDLTSQPFVGKLLDSVKPSVTTTDGKVVALPLETLSWGYLYNKKIFSEQGLTPPTTLTEMKTVIGKLKANNVTPFVLSYKESWIPQLVLPLAVGGMMKTEDPEFVNKMNKDEGSFSEMKSAIFDVFDLINENGTAKATEVGGDDGAAAFAAGKGAMWLMGPWYAETILKSNPDLDFGVAPLPINDNPEATLINLSASTSLAVSPTSKNKEVALDFLNYVLDDQASNGLFQAMKFNPVSTVHTYESYPWITEATTYVKAGKSVQDPAIPQSVKDEVGKGLQAYYAGQMSQDDVLKALDKAWKSYNKVNK